The DNA region AAGACGCCCTGCAAACATGGTGAAACAGATCAAAAGCTTGCCGATCGTGGTCAGCTTCAGCGTAAGTCCCATAGACAAACCGACCGTACTAAAAGCTGATGTTGTCTCAAATAAAATCGTCAGAAAACTGCTGTCTTCTGTTGTACTGAGCACCATTGTGACCGCGATAATCAGCAACAGTGCGAGGAGCGTAATCGTCAACGCTTTAAAAATCCGTTCCTGTAAGAGCCGGTACCTGAAAAAGACAATATCTTCCCTCCCACGAATCATCGCGACAACAGCCCCGATCATAATCATAAAGGTGGTCGTTTTGATCCCGCCTCCCGTGGAACCCGGAGAGGCCCCGATAAACATCAGTATAATGATGAAAAACTGCGTCGCCTGCCTAAGGCCCGCAATATCAACCGTATTGGCACCTGCCGTCCGCGGCGTGACCGACTGGAAGAACGAACCGAGAATTTTACCACCCCAGTTCAAACCACCAAGTGTCCGGGGATTACTGAATTCAAATACAAAAATAACCAGTGCTCCAAATACGATTAACAATCCTGTTGTCAGCAATACCACTTTGGAATGCAGCGACAGCTTCTTTGTCCTCCGATACTCCACCAGATCAGACAGAACGACAAAACCGATACCCCCTGCAATAATCAGGAACATGGCTGTAAAATTCACAAGCGGATCATACACATACCCCGTTAAGCTGCGGAATTCTCCGAACATATCGAACCCGGCATTGTTGAACATGGAGATGGCATGCCAATATCCATAATAAATGGCCTGCCCCATTGGCATATCGAACGACCAGCGAATGGCGAATAACGTGCCACATATGCCTTCCAATATGAGCGAGTAGATCACAACCTTGCGAATAAGGCGGACAATCCCCTCCATCGTACTCTGGTTCATCGCTTCCTGCAAAATCAACCGCTCACGCAGTGAGATCCGCCGTTTGAATGCAATCGCCACCAGTGTCGACATCGTCATAAAGCCAAGGCCGCCAATTTGAATCAGGATTGCAATGATGATCTGACCCAACGTCGAAAAATGAGTACCCGTATCCACTACAACCAGTCCCGTTACACAGACTGCGGAAGTCGCAGTAAAGAGTGCGTCAATAAAAGGAAGGCTGACCCCGCTTCGACTGGATGCCGGGAACATCAACAGAAGTGTCCCGAGCAATATAATACCCGCGAACCCTAGGACCAGAATTCGGGGTGGTGATAGACGCATCCATTGAACATTCATTTTCACTTGAGTATCATCCACCTCTACCAAAAAGAAAATGACCCCACGACGTGGAGCCTTTCTCCGAAGCGCTTTTCCAAATGACTTGACGGAATACCCAAGCACTTGAAAAGCCACATTTCGGAGCGTAAACATGTATGATTTTCGCTGTAACACATATACATTGGGTTGAAATACATTTTATACTTTCTATTCGTTCCCTTGTTAGCTTAAAGACATGCGGAATATTGCACATTTGCTTCAAAATTATAAGCGTTACGGCCTTTGCTTACAAAACGATTTTTCTGTAAATAGCATCGAATTCCGCCAAAAAGGGAAAAACTCAGATATGGTGATGGATGGATCAGATTGTTTCGATCGTTTTCATTCGTTTTCATGCATTTGCACCACTTCTCGTTTCGCCATTGGCATTCGGGGCTTGGCCTGTGCTATGTTTACTTTAATATCCATATTAATAAAGGAGGACAATATGAAATGAATCCCTTAGGGCAGCCTTTGGTACTCAAAGCTAATTTCAAGCGTTTAGGGTTGCTTGCGGCGATTGGTCTGATTTTGTTTTTTGTTTTTCAAATCTTCCCTGCCACCTCATCGCAAACGACAGACATCCAGTCCACTTCCTTCATAAGTAAGGAAAAAGCGGCGGAGTCGGCACGATCTTTTGCAGCTTCTCTACCCGACTATACTCTTCCGACAGATAACGGAAATGAACTGGTGACGTACCAGACTCATTCCGATATTTATGGGTATATGGCCAAAACCAAACAGTTAGAAACCTATAACAAGAAATGGGAAACAACCTATCCTTACGATGTGTACCGCGTTCGTTTGCCCGATGAGGACAAAGGCGGTTATTTGAATGTTGACGTACATATGAGAACAGGGAAAGTGGTCGGTTTTAAGCGTGAGCTGCCTTCATCCCTGTATGCATCCATCGAGGCCGAACAGGATAAAAGTAAAGTGAATGCGGCTCAACGCTTGGCCGAAGATAACCTTTCTTTAAATGAAAAAGAACAGCTTGCCGCTGGTGTACTTGGTGAATTTGGGTATAACATCCCAAAACTCCAGCTAGACACCCGTGAAGAACAAGCGGGGCTGAAATACACGGATAATGAAAAGCAAATTGGAGATTCCAAGCTGGAGCTGATCTTCACTTTTGAAAACGGAGCGGTTCGCTCCTTCGAATCCGTCTTCTCGGTCCCTGCCTCCCATACCGACTATGTACAAAATCAGACCCGGCAGGCCAACTGGATGACTTACGGCGGTTATGCTTTC from Paenibacillus sp. JNUCC-31 includes:
- a CDS encoding TrkH family potassium uptake protein → MNVQWMRLSPPRILVLGFAGIILLGTLLLMFPASSRSGVSLPFIDALFTATSAVCVTGLVVVDTGTHFSTLGQIIIAILIQIGGLGFMTMSTLVAIAFKRRISLRERLILQEAMNQSTMEGIVRLIRKVVIYSLILEGICGTLFAIRWSFDMPMGQAIYYGYWHAISMFNNAGFDMFGEFRSLTGYVYDPLVNFTAMFLIIAGGIGFVVLSDLVEYRRTKKLSLHSKVVLLTTGLLIVFGALVIFVFEFSNPRTLGGLNWGGKILGSFFQSVTPRTAGANTVDIAGLRQATQFFIIILMFIGASPGSTGGGIKTTTFMIMIGAVVAMIRGREDIVFFRYRLLQERIFKALTITLLALLLIIAVTMVLSTTEDSSFLTILFETTSAFSTVGLSMGLTLKLTTIGKLLICFTMFAGRLGPITLAYALGQKKGKELYRYPEGKMIIG